The genomic interval TTGGCTTCCTCAATCAAGGGGATTTATACGTCACCGGAAGAATTAAAGACTTAATCATTATTCGAGGCAAAAATTATTATCCGCAAGACATCGAGCAAGCAATTACCCAAAGCCACCGTGCATTTGATACACAAAGTGCAGCAGCATTCACGGTAGAAATTCAAGAAAGACAAGAGCTCATTGTCATACAAGAAATTAGACGCGAAGCCATCAACACTATAGAACCTGACTTATTATTTTCTGAAATCCAGGCGCTATTGCTCGATCAATTTGGATTGGTACCTTACTCTATTGTTTTAGTTAAACCCTATTCATTACCTAAAACATCAAGCGGAAAGATTCAACGTTGGCTTGCTCGCAAGGCATTCCTTGATAAAACGTTAAAAAGCATCGCGTGTTGGGAGAAGAATTCCAAAAATCAAACCGGCACTATTTCTCTAACCTCATCTACAACTGAAATAAAAAAATGGTTGAATGATTGGATGATGAGACGTCTTAATATGGAATTGACAGATCATGATTATGAAAAGTCCGTCGTCGCCTTAGGGATTAACTCAATTGCTGCAGTAGAATTATCTAATGATTTACAGAGTAAAACAGGCCAACAATTTGAATTATTGCCTCTCTTTGAACAATATACTTTAAACCAACTCATCACCTTTTTGTCAGATAATTCTCCTATCAACGATTTAAAATGGAATCAAAACATTACAATTGCGGAGCCATTAGTTGACAGCTTACTAAACAATCACTCCTCTAAAAGCAATGCATCAGTTAAGTTGATTGATCCTCCATCCACGTTTGGATTACGAAATGCAATACAAAATCCTGATTTGAATTTGGATGATGAATTTATTGGCACTTTAAAAAGCATTTACTTTAATGTTAATGAAGGTATATCAAACAATACTACTGTAATCGATGGAAAAGCCTATATTAATTATTCGGGATATAACTATTTAGGTTTATCTGGTGATCCTCGTATTAGCGAAGCGGTTATTGCTGCTGTAAAAGAATGGGGAACTTCTGTTTCTGCCAGCCGCTTGGTTTCTGGTGAAAAATCACTTCATGGAAGCTTAGAAAAGGCGATTGCACGCTTAATTGGTGCTGAGGATTGTCTTGTATTTCCTTCTGGATATTCAACCAACATCACTGTTATTACTCATTTATTTGGCAAAAATGATCTTATTATTCATGACGAACTGGCTCACAACAGTATTATCCAAGCGTCAGTATTTTCTGGGGCAGAACGTATTGCCTTTCCACACAACAATTATCAATTTCTCTTTGATTTTCTTGAAAAATATCGTGACCACTATAGAAAAGTACTAGTTGTGACAGAAGGAATCTTTAGCATGGACGGAGATATTGCTGATGTTCCCAGACTTGTCGCGATTAAAAAACAATTTAATGCCTTTTTAATGATCGATGAAGCACATTCTATAGGCGTGTTAGGAAAGACCGGTAAAGGAATTCGTGAATATTATCATTTAGATGCTAAAGACGTTGATATTTGGATGGGGACTCTCAGTAAATCGTTTGCCAGCTGCGGTGGTTATATCGCAGGGACTCATGAATTAATTGAAAATCTTAAGTATACCGCAGCAGGCTTTGTTTATTCAGCAGGAATATCGCCTGCAAACACAGCCGCAGCCTTAGCCGCGATTGAGGTGATGCAAAAAGAACCCCAGCGCGTAGATTTGCTTCATGACAGACATAGCCTTTTATTATCTTTATTAAAAGAACAAAACCTTCCAACTGGGTTAAGCAATAACACCCCAATTATTCCAATTATTGTTGGCAACGACTTAGCAGCAATACAACTAAGTCATTACTTAAAGGAAAATCATATTTTAGCTTTACCTATTATCTATCCCGCAGTTGAAAAGAATTTAGCAAGAATCAGATTATTTGTGAATTGCTTACATACAGATGAGCAGATTTACAAGACCGTTAATTTATTGAGGGAAAAAATTCTAAAACCCAAGTTACAAAAAAGTCCTGCGCAAACAGCATAATCTACGCCTTAAATGAACATGAGTTCGGAATAAGAAAACGGACCACTACCCTAGATGGATCTGGTGGCCCTACATCCTTATCCATAAAACTTGTTGTCCTGGATCTTCTGTTTTGACAGAAAACGGCTATTTTTTGTATTTACAAAAATTGTTTCTAAACATATTAATAATAAGATGCTAGCGATGTTGCTATTAAAAAAGCAATTAATGCATACAAAAATCCAAATACCATATCAATGACGTAATGAAATCTTCCATAAATAGTACTAATTATCAATCCTATTCCAAAAGGTAAAATGTAATAAAATAGTGGGGTATGCAAATATCCTGTAGTTAACAAGATTACAGAGGCCACTCCCGTATGGCCACTAGGAAACGCTGTGCCTGTAGCTGAGCCATCCTGTAATAATTTATGCGTTGCTCTAAAGATAATACCATGACTGCGTCGATCCTTAATTTTTTCAAAAATATTACGAGGCCCGCAAACTGGAATAATACTGTGTGTGACATAACATGAAAAAAGTAATAATAGGATAGCAAATTGACATTCATAGAATGCTACAAATTCTTGTCTCAGATAAAAAAATAAGGGTACGCCATATATAAATAAATAAAAAAATAAATAGCATAAATGAAGAAATTCCGAGAGCACCAATGAATTTCCACGATTATTATGATGAAAATTCATCACCCACTTACAATATTTGCGCTCAAAATGGATGAATTGATCATCATAATGAATTTTATTCAATGCAGTCGTAAGTATCTCTGTTTCTCTATAAAATAGAGGCAAAAGCATTAAAGGAAGCCAATCGTATACAATTTTTAAAACATATGAATCAATCGGTTTTAAAAACGGAAAAACCTCCCATAAAATAATAAAGCAATTTATGAGGATGTAAAAATGGCGTAATTTTTTTTGTTCCGAATTAGATATTATTAAGATAAAAGTTGCTATAAGAACATAACTAATCACCAAAAGAGCTACTACTAACATCACTTAATCCTAATTGAACGGTCTTGTATTATCATCTTGCTTGCAACAATTTACGTAAGCCCACGCACCAAAGGGCCGACACACTCCTTAAACAAATACCAATTCACACTGATTTATGTTTGTTAGCATGATAAATCGTTAAAAAAATTGTTTGTATTATGGTGAGTGTTGACAAAGAAATTAAAAGAATTAATAAAACCCCTGCCCAATAAGAGCTAAATAAAGAGGTTATCAAAATTCCTATCATGAAAAAAAGCATTTCTCCTCGATTCATAACCCGCCAGATTAGTGTTTCATTATCATCAGATACTGCCCCACGGTGATTTGCATAAGCCACGATAAACGAAGGTAAAATCACAACAAAGGAGGTAATGCAGATTAATTGATCCAAACTTAAATAAAAGGCTTTAATATTACAAAAAAATAAGAAAAAATAATTGCGAAATCGACAAAGCGATCAATCGTTCCGTCCACAAATGCTCCTAAGCTCGATGCTTTATTGCGAGCTCGTGCGACTGAACCATCAATCACATCAAAAATACCCGCTAAAAGAAAAAGCAAAATGGCAATAACGTAATAATGATAATAAGAGCAAAAAACAGCAATTGTCGCTAAGATTAAAGAGTTTATTGTATAAAATCCTGCAGGAAAAGGACTATATTTTGCAAAAAACGCACCGAGAAGCATTGACGTTTTTTGCCAAACCCGTGATTTTTCTTTTATCATGATTAAATCCAATTAAACATATAAAATGATTCGGTTTTATAACAACACGAGAAATAACCATCCTATTTATACTGTAAGATAATAACAAACAATTATACAACCGTCATCTTGTAGCGTAGTACAGATTGCTTTGAAACAATTTATTTTTCAAGAACTATTTCCTTATAGGTTCATGATGTGTTTGATAATTGGTTAACTTACTCGATAATTAATGCTAAAGTGTATGATTTTTTTGATAATTACAATAATTTAACATCAGTTATGGATAAGGATATAATCATAACAGTCACTATCTATTCTGACATTAATTTATGTCTAAAAGAGCCTAATTAAAATGAATAAAAAGACAATATTAATTACAGGCGCAAGTCGTGGTATAGGCAAGCAATTAGCACTCCAATATGCCTCAGCAGATGTAAATTTAATCCTGATTGCCAGAGATCTTAAAAAACTGATGCCTGTTGCCCAATATTGCCAGGAGCAAGGAGCTCATACGATTTATGAAAGCATTAATGTCCAGGATACCTGTTTGTTAAAAGAATTCATTATCGATGTCGATAGCAAAACACCTATTGATTTGGTCATTGCTAATGCTGGAGTCTCTTCAACGTTACAAGCGAATTGGCAACCTGAAAAGGAAGAGGATGTTAGCCAAGTAATTGCCATTAATTTGCAAGGGACTATGAATACAGTAAATCCATTGATTCCCAAAATGATGGCACGAAAAAAAGGACAGATCGCCATGATGAGCTCCATTGCTGGATTACGCGGCCTACCCCAATCGCCAAGCTACTGTGCCAGTAAAGCTGCTCTTCATATATACGGCCAATCCTTGCGTGCCTGGCTTATACGATACCAAATCCATGTTAATGTGATTTGTCCTGGTTATGTAAAGACAGATATGTCGGATAGGCTTACCGGACTTAAACCGTTCTTAGTTCCCTGCGAAAAAGCTGCAAAAATTATTCAAAAAGGGTTACTAAAGAATAAAGCATCTATTGTCTTTCCATTGCCTTTACACTGGCTTATCAAATTGTCGCAATTACTTCCCTCAAGACCTGTGGATGCAATTTTAAATCGATTTGAATCCTATATTAATTATTAACCAATCTTCTATTGGTTTATTTGCGTAAAACAATGAGAATTCATGGTTCTATTCGTCTTGGCCAAAATGTTTTATAATAATTTTGAAAAATTGCTAAAATAAGTATTTGTCCTATGGAAAGACTCTTAAATTTTATGGAAAAAAATTTTATCATTAACCAGCTTTCTCTGAATTTTTTAGGTTTCTATAAAAAGAAAAAATTAATTTCAAAATTACATCAGCAGTTAAAACTATTTTTTTTAAAAAACGAAAAACTCGAGTTTATTGTATCTGCTGAACCTGATATTTCCGTTATCTTGGTGCTTTACAATCAAGCACAATTCACTCTAGAGTGCCTACGCCTAATACAACAACAAAGAAATATATCCTATGAAATTGTTATTATTGACAATTCATCAAGTGACTTAACTCATTCCTTGTTAAGTTGCTGTCATAATGTCGTGGTCGTTAAAAACGCTCAAAATGTTGGATTTCTGCAGGCCGCTAACCAAGGGGCTCAAATTGCTAAAGGTAAAAATTTGTTGTTCCTTAATAATGACATCTGGCAATTAAATCCAGATGCTTTTGCTATTGCATTAAGTACACTAAACAGGGACAGCAACGTTGGTGCTATAGGCGGTAAAATCATTCTTCCAAATGGTTCACTCCAAGAGGCTGGCGTATTCGTGTCACAAGAAGGGATTCATCAATATGGTCGCGGAAAAAAACCTGATATTTTTGAGGTTAACTTTCAAAGACATGTGGATTACTGTTCTGGGCTATTTTTATTAACGCCCAAACATTTATTTCAAAATCTAGGCGGTTTCGATGAACGCTACAGTCCAGCCTACTGTGAGGATTGTGACTATTGCGTGAGAGTAAATCTTGCAGGATTCAAAGTGCTTTACGAGCCAAGAATAGTGGTGGGACATATTGAGGGAGGCAGTGCCATTAAAAAAAATATGCCCGTACTCTCTATAAAAAAAATATTGTTCTATTTAATAAAAAACATGCACACTGGCTACAAACATTCATGCATTTGTCCGACTTTTCAAGCTTTACATCCAGTAGTGTATTGATTTCCAGATATCATAAACGTGATTGCAAACGTCTACTGTTTATTGGCAATAAAATACCTTCTCAACATACATTAAATCTTATGAAATCAGCTTGCGACGCAGGACATGCAGTAAGTTTTTATCCGCTAAACAAACTCTCTCTCTCGTGGGATAAAATTTATAGCCTATTTGATACTCGAATCGAAGTATGTAACAGTCTGGAACGACCTGATTTAGATAATTTTATTTCTAGCAGAAGAAATTACTATAACAACATAGTTGATGAAAATGGGAATGGGAACGAATGGGTAAAATATTCTCCGTTTCTTACTCATCTCCTTTAACTCCTTGTAGATATTTATGAAATTGATTCTTGATATAACAAGAATGTTAGGTACCCTAATTACAGGACGCTACTCCGGAATAGGAGTAGATAGGGTTTTGTTGGCCTATATTCAAAACTATAGGGGCAACTCACAGGCATTTATTAAGTTTGGAGCGGTTAATTGTGTTTACTCACAAAAAACTTCGACTGCTTTATTCGATTATTTAGTTGAAGTAGTGGCAGGTAATCAGACCCTTAAACAATCAATAATAACCAAGTTTTTGATGTGTAAAAGGAACAATCAGGATCTCTCTAACAGTATTTACTTACATATTGATCAAGAGCCTTATAATTCGACTCTCTTTAAACAACTAAACATTCCTATTGTGTATATGGTACACGATCTTATCCCTCTTTATTATGCAGAATATAGTGTTCCGAAATATATAAATAAACATGCTCATTTTATAGAAAACTGCATCCATCATGGGGCTGGCATTATTACTAACTCTCAAAGCACATTAAATGAATTCCGCGCCTACCATAAAGGAGCACAAAAGCGGTTTTCTCATACTCTTGCAGCGCCTCTTGCATCAGGTCTATCACCAGAGACTCCCCCTGAATCACGAATTATTCCTGAACCCTATTTTGTAGTGCTTTCAACTATAGAAGGACGAAAAAATCACCTACCCCTGTTGCATATTTGGCGATATTTCGTAGAGCACCTTGCTTCAGCGACACCCAAACTTGTTCTTATTGGAAAGAGGGGTTGGCGATGCGGACAAGTACTTGATTTATTAGATCATTGCAAACAAATAAAACCGTTTATTGTTGAAGAACACACTTGTTCGGATCAGAAGTTAATAACTTATCTCCATCACGCACAAGCATTACTTTTTCCTACCTTTACTGAAGGCTATGGCTTACCACTGATAGAAGCTCTTTCGAATGGAACACCGGTTATTGCAAGTGACATCCCCGTGTTTCGGGAAATTGCTGGCGATATTCCAGAATATATTCACCCACTCGATACGCTAAAATGGATGGAGATGATTGAAGCATACAGTAAGCAGGATAATTTCATGAGGGTATCCCAATTAGAGCGCATAAAGTCCTTTAAAATACCCACCTGGAATGATCATTTTCAAAAAGTGACTCCATTTTTACAAAAAATATCTGAAACGTATCATAGAGCTCCACTTATTTAAAATTTATTAGAGTGTGTTGATAATTCATACCCTAGTAAAATTAGCACCATATTCTTATTTTTCAATTCAAGTGATACTATTTGAGCACTATGTCTTAGAAAATCATTCTAAAAGGGAGTCAGAATGAAGTTATATGAGCTACGGCAACTATTAAACGAATACGATCAAACATGGTATGCACGTAAACCGATTTATGGTGATCATGAGAGGGCCCAAAAACTAAGACAATACTTAAAAAAATTTGCTACGAAGCACGATGCTTTTGAATTAACCCCGGTCGATATTTTTAATCTGCTTCAAAAAATTCCTGAA from Legionella sainthelensi carries:
- a CDS encoding aminotransferase class I/II-fold pyridoxal phosphate-dependent enzyme — translated: MQNFISIIDALKEHVTEYPDFIAIKFLTQKGYEILTYKELDQQARRLAHQLQQHGTYDNECAVILLPPGLEYIVAFFACLYAGVIAVPVYPPRRNQHKNRVFSILEDSQAKFIITNNSLAPEFIDHTVIDVDSMDKELSTEYLFEPIEQNKIAFLQYTSGSTNTPKGVFISHLNLVANIKTIINISPSSDSDRNKVCSWLPPYHDMGLIGCILTPLYKRVELILMAPAYFLNSPIRWLEVISQERITITCVPNFAFDYCVSKITDPQIKQLDLSSLQCIYNGSEPIQFDSVQQFINKFSSAGLSPQAIHSCYGLAEATLMLTAKQFCDANNSLKLIKSDFELGKISIPLEESEHSTVRVINCGKCQSDHSIRIVNPNTLTELPEQTLGEIWASGPSIAKGYWNKVKLTKTTFGNQLEDTPGVTYLRTGDLGFLNQGDLYVTGRIKDLIIIRGKNYYPQDIEQAITQSHRAFDTQSAAAFTVEIQERQELIVIQEIRREAINTIEPDLLFSEIQALLLDQFGLVPYSIVLVKPYSLPKTSSGKIQRWLARKAFLDKTLKSIACWEKNSKNQTGTISLTSSTTEIKKWLNDWMMRRLNMELTDHDYEKSVVALGINSIAAVELSNDLQSKTGQQFELLPLFEQYTLNQLITFLSDNSPINDLKWNQNITIAEPLVDSLLNNHSSKSNASVKLIDPPSTFGLRNAIQNPDLNLDDEFIGTLKSIYFNVNEGISNNTTVIDGKAYINYSGYNYLGLSGDPRISEAVIAAVKEWGTSVSASRLVSGEKSLHGSLEKAIARLIGAEDCLVFPSGYSTNITVITHLFGKNDLIIHDELAHNSIIQASVFSGAERIAFPHNNYQFLFDFLEKYRDHYRKVLVVTEGIFSMDGDIADVPRLVAIKKQFNAFLMIDEAHSIGVLGKTGKGIREYYHLDAKDVDIWMGTLSKSFASCGGYIAGTHELIENLKYTAAGFVYSAGISPANTAAALAAIEVMQKEPQRVDLLHDRHSLLLSLLKEQNLPTGLSNNTPIIPIIVGNDLAAIQLSHYLKENHILALPIIYPAVEKNLARIRLFVNCLHTDEQIYKTVNLLREKILKPKLQKSPAQTA
- a CDS encoding glycosyltransferase family 4 protein encodes the protein MKLILDITRMLGTLITGRYSGIGVDRVLLAYIQNYRGNSQAFIKFGAVNCVYSQKTSTALFDYLVEVVAGNQTLKQSIITKFLMCKRNNQDLSNSIYLHIDQEPYNSTLFKQLNIPIVYMVHDLIPLYYAEYSVPKYINKHAHFIENCIHHGAGIITNSQSTLNEFRAYHKGAQKRFSHTLAAPLASGLSPETPPESRIIPEPYFVVLSTIEGRKNHLPLLHIWRYFVEHLASATPKLVLIGKRGWRCGQVLDLLDHCKQIKPFIVEEHTCSDQKLITYLHHAQALLFPTFTEGYGLPLIEALSNGTPVIASDIPVFREIAGDIPEYIHPLDTLKWMEMIEAYSKQDNFMRVSQLERIKSFKIPTWNDHFQKVTPFLQKISETYHRAPLI
- a CDS encoding CDP-alcohol phosphatidyltransferase family protein; the encoded protein is MIKEKSRVWQKTSMLLGAFFAKYSPFPAGFYTINSLILATIAVFCSYYHYYVIAILLFLLAGIFDVIDGSVARARNKASSLGAFVDGTIDRFVDFAIIFSYFFVILKPFI
- a CDS encoding SDR family NAD(P)-dependent oxidoreductase, yielding MNKKTILITGASRGIGKQLALQYASADVNLILIARDLKKLMPVAQYCQEQGAHTIYESINVQDTCLLKEFIIDVDSKTPIDLVIANAGVSSTLQANWQPEKEEDVSQVIAINLQGTMNTVNPLIPKMMARKKGQIAMMSSIAGLRGLPQSPSYCASKAALHIYGQSLRAWLIRYQIHVNVICPGYVKTDMSDRLTGLKPFLVPCEKAAKIIQKGLLKNKASIVFPLPLHWLIKLSQLLPSRPVDAILNRFESYINY
- a CDS encoding glycosyltransferase family 2 protein produces the protein MERLLNFMEKNFIINQLSLNFLGFYKKKKLISKLHQQLKLFFLKNEKLEFIVSAEPDISVILVLYNQAQFTLECLRLIQQQRNISYEIVIIDNSSSDLTHSLLSCCHNVVVVKNAQNVGFLQAANQGAQIAKGKNLLFLNNDIWQLNPDAFAIALSTLNRDSNVGAIGGKIILPNGSLQEAGVFVSQEGIHQYGRGKKPDIFEVNFQRHVDYCSGLFLLTPKHLFQNLGGFDERYSPAYCEDCDYCVRVNLAGFKVLYEPRIVVGHIEGGSAIKKNMPVLSIKKILFYLIKNMHTGYKHSCICPTFQALHPVVY
- a CDS encoding phosphatase PAP2 family protein, with product MLVVALLVISYVLIATFILIISNSEQKKLRHFYILINCFIILWEVFPFLKPIDSYVLKIVYDWLPLMLLPLFYRETEILTTALNKIHYDDQFIHFERKYCKWVMNFHHNNRGNSLVLSEFLHLCYLFFYLFIYGVPLFFYLRQEFVAFYECQFAILLLLFSCYVTHSIIPVCGPRNIFEKIKDRRSHGIIFRATHKLLQDGSATGTAFPSGHTGVASVILLTTGYLHTPLFYYILPFGIGLIISTIYGRFHYVIDMVFGFLYALIAFLIATSLASYY